One genomic segment of Candidatus Poribacteria bacterium includes these proteins:
- a CDS encoding thiamine pyrophosphate-binding protein yields MKGGDILIECLKAQGVSAVFGMPGTQNIQIYDALLRRGKGTIDHYLVRHEYAATQMADGFARATGEVGVAITVPGPGASNASTGILEAFTDCAPVLLITGQSDSSLYSKHPSKMFHGLDQMRFFESITKYCAIAHTVPEIPVVVENAFKAMRNGRPGPTMLEFPMDVVTGDGDVRIPPRVERAELPPPDAADLSPAVEAIRNAKMPLIFAGSAVFHSNARNELRLLAEKLNAPVIVTRNGKGVLSEDHPLALQICYGYLGREALQRADCLIGIGPRFTSIDTRNWSLELPQPFIQIDEDADEIGLEYPCDVGVVGDLKLTLQALIEDVAPGENGWNETLAELRTAFDAQPPLPIIHELQDVLPRDTIYAIDVHALGYASFAEFPIYDPRTFLYPNIGVALGHAYPAAIGAKVAHPDRPVICFSGDGGFLMGAVEMATAMKYGINVVAIVVNDGALSAIKGSQQKGCEGRTIDTDLLNPDFVEFAQSFGAYTKRVENLGDFKNTLRDTLAAEKPALIEVMLQERQDDIVNVIGWLMSEPLRKTTF; encoded by the coding sequence GTGAAAGGCGGAGATATTCTCATTGAATGCTTGAAAGCACAAGGTGTCTCAGCAGTTTTCGGGATGCCCGGCACCCAGAACATTCAGATTTATGATGCCTTGCTGCGACGCGGGAAAGGCACGATTGACCACTATCTCGTCCGGCACGAGTATGCGGCGACACAGATGGCAGACGGTTTCGCTCGCGCAACCGGAGAGGTCGGTGTGGCTATCACTGTGCCGGGTCCCGGTGCCAGTAATGCCTCTACAGGGATTTTAGAAGCGTTCACCGATTGTGCACCCGTTCTACTGATTACTGGACAGAGCGATTCCAGTCTCTATAGTAAACATCCCAGCAAGATGTTCCACGGTTTGGATCAGATGCGGTTCTTTGAATCGATTACCAAATACTGCGCTATCGCCCACACTGTCCCTGAGATTCCCGTCGTTGTTGAAAATGCCTTTAAAGCGATGCGCAACGGCAGACCGGGACCGACAATGTTGGAATTCCCGATGGATGTTGTTACAGGAGATGGCGATGTTCGGATCCCTCCACGTGTAGAACGTGCCGAACTACCACCACCGGATGCAGCAGACCTCAGTCCCGCCGTTGAGGCAATCCGCAATGCTAAGATGCCTCTGATTTTCGCAGGCTCTGCTGTCTTTCATTCAAACGCTCGAAACGAGTTACGTCTCCTGGCCGAGAAACTAAACGCACCTGTTATCGTCACCCGCAATGGTAAGGGGGTTTTGTCGGAGGACCATCCGTTGGCACTCCAAATTTGCTACGGCTATCTCGGACGCGAGGCTCTCCAACGCGCCGACTGTCTAATCGGCATCGGACCGCGCTTTACCTCCATTGATACCCGAAATTGGAGTCTGGAACTACCCCAACCCTTTATCCAAATTGATGAGGACGCGGACGAGATTGGGCTTGAATATCCGTGTGATGTAGGTGTCGTCGGTGACCTGAAACTGACGTTGCAAGCACTCATTGAGGATGTCGCTCCCGGTGAAAACGGATGGAACGAGACGTTGGCAGAACTCCGAACAGCGTTTGATGCCCAACCGCCTTTGCCAATTATTCACGAATTGCAAGACGTGCTTCCACGAGACACTATCTACGCGATTGATGTCCACGCGCTCGGCTACGCTTCCTTTGCTGAATTTCCTATCTACGATCCGAGAACCTTCCTCTACCCGAATATCGGTGTGGCGTTAGGACACGCGTATCCTGCAGCGATCGGTGCCAAAGTCGCACATCCCGACCGACCGGTTATCTGCTTCAGTGGCGATGGTGGATTTCTGATGGGGGCTGTGGAAATGGCAACCGCTATGAAATACGGCATTAACGTCGTGGCGATCGTGGTGAATGACGGCGCGCTGTCGGCGATTAAGGGGTCTCAACAGAAGGGGTGTGAGGGACGTACGATTGATACCGATCTGCTCAATCCCGATTTCGTTGAATTCGCACAGTCTTTCGGTGCATACACCAAGCGGGTTGAGAATTTGGGGGATTTCAAGAACACTTTACGGGACACGCTCGCTGCTGAAAAACCGGCACTCATCGAAGTGATGCTACAGGAACGGCAGGACGATATCGTCAACGTCATCGGATGGTTGATGTCCGAACCGCTCCGAAAAACCACTTTTTAA
- a CDS encoding ABC transporter ATP-binding protein, giving the protein MATVRLENITKRFDDLIALDDINLDIRDEEFFVLLGQTGAGKTTTLRCIAGLDKPEEGTIYLDDVSVNAKTPAERDVAFVFQSHILYPHLSVYENMAFPLHPRKLSAEEIDRRVRDIAQMLHIEHLLMRTPNQLSGGETQRVGLGRAMVRRPQVFLMDEPISNLDAKLRAEMRSEIRWRQQELGTTTFYVTHDQTEAMSMADRIAVLEAGKIQQLGTPAEIYNHPENLFVAGFVGNPSMNCIPCDISSTNGELQLRLAHDLGTDNSVTIQDTRISKMLNDRDSERDLVFGVHPEDIVVSHQSIPNAFQAEVYSAEPLGAETIVEITLGTDTSGTHAILKASTAPNFEAEIGQHLYVTFVPERMHFFDKTTGNAIL; this is encoded by the coding sequence TTTGTGCTGCTCGGTCAGACGGGTGCGGGCAAAACCACGACGCTTCGGTGTATCGCTGGATTGGACAAACCAGAGGAAGGTACAATTTATTTAGACGATGTCAGCGTCAACGCTAAAACTCCGGCAGAACGTGATGTCGCTTTCGTTTTCCAATCGCATATCCTCTATCCGCACCTGAGTGTTTACGAGAATATGGCGTTCCCACTGCATCCAAGAAAACTCTCAGCAGAGGAAATCGATCGGCGTGTCAGAGATATTGCACAGATGCTTCATATCGAACATCTACTCATGCGCACACCGAATCAGTTGAGCGGCGGTGAAACACAACGGGTCGGACTCGGACGCGCGATGGTGCGCCGCCCTCAAGTGTTCCTCATGGATGAACCGATCTCCAATCTCGATGCAAAACTCCGGGCGGAAATGCGTTCGGAAATTCGTTGGCGGCAACAGGAGCTCGGTACAACGACTTTCTATGTGACGCACGATCAGACCGAAGCTATGTCGATGGCGGACCGGATCGCTGTCCTTGAAGCGGGCAAAATCCAACAACTCGGAACACCTGCTGAAATCTATAATCATCCCGAAAACCTATTCGTCGCCGGTTTTGTCGGAAATCCGAGTATGAATTGCATCCCGTGCGACATCTCCAGTACCAACGGTGAGCTTCAGTTGCGGTTAGCACACGATCTTGGAACGGACAATTCGGTAACAATTCAGGACACAAGGATTTCTAAAATGCTAAACGATAGGGACTCAGAAAGGGATCTTGTCTTTGGTGTGCACCCTGAAGACATCGTTGTTAGCCATCAGTCAATCCCGAATGCATTTCAGGCTGAAGTTTATAGTGCTGAACCGCTCGGTGCAGAGACAATCGTTGAGATAACTCTCGGAACAGATACCTCAGGTACACATGCGATACTTAAAGCGTCCACAGCCCCCAACTTTGAAGCGGAAATCGGACAGCACCTCTACGTCACATTTGTTCCTGAGCGAATGCATTTCTTTGATAAAACCACTGGCAACGCTATCTTGTAG